In one window of Brassica rapa cultivar Chiifu-401-42 chromosome A07, CAAS_Brap_v3.01, whole genome shotgun sequence DNA:
- the LOC103828265 gene encoding pathogenesis-related protein 1, whose translation MSFSGYSFVIVSLLSIVLTQIYGSCNVDPNANPQPAATSGVRAHPQPAATSGVRAHPQLAATSDLNTLGRTNLDPRVDLLPAETLLVHNRVRAEVGVGPMVWDFKLAAFAQNYANVRSKDCALQHSTDEMYGENIAAGWLKSKESMSGPIAAKLWYGEKKFYNYQTNKCSGMCGHYTQMVANQSHRVGCGHVRCHADTYLWVVCNYAPRPMGDENTRPY comes from the coding sequence atgtCGTTTTCTGGATATAGCTTCGTCATAGTATCATTACTCTCCATCGTCTTAACTCAAATCTACGGTTCCTGTAATGTAGACCCAAATGCTAATCCCCAACCGGCAGCAACGTCAGGGGTTAGGGCTCATCCCCAACCGGCAGCAACGTCAGGGGTTAGGGCTCATCCCCAACTGGCAGCAACGTCAGATCTTAACACCCTAGGTCGAACCAACTTAGACCCAAGGGTTGATCTTCTACCGGCAGAAACTTTATTGGTTCACAATCGGGTTCGAGCCGAAGTCGGGGTGGGTCCAATGGTGTGGGACTTCAAACTAGCTGCCTTCGCACAGAACTACGCTAACGTACGATCCAAAGACTGCGCCCTACAACATTCGACAGACGAAATGTACGGCGAGAATATAGCCGCAGGGTGGCTCAAGTCTAAAGAATCAATGAGCGGTCCGATCGCGGCTAAGTTGTGGTATGGCGAGAAGAAATTCTACAATTATCAAACCAACAAATGTAGTGGTATGTGTGGGCATTATACTCAGATGGTGGCTAACCAATCGCACCGAGTTGGATGTGGTCACGTCAGGTGTCATGCAGATACATATCTTTGGGTCGTATGTAACTATGCTCCTAGGCCGATGGGTGATGAGAACACACGTCCGTATTAA
- the LOC103828308 gene encoding F-box protein At1g30790: MKTKEMEDSNNEGVITTFRHSLDSIPLDLISDILLKFPAKSLVEFTCISNTWYSIIRSQMFIKTFMSISISRPRILLTFKRNHNGENELLFFSSPDTSQVSNDSSSVVSRHEMTMSRTSLGDYIIHSPSVRGFLCCSHQHQYMVCNPTTRQVINLPEDHRFDHGTMKCYMHLGYDPSSDKYKVLRMVTQPGSNLVSEHSVYTLERQQCSYSPWRCVEGDISNYIPSSNGVCINGVVYYEARIKPWISSVVLVTFDFGSERFCQIKTPGEKFTCLANYKGKLAGLSLLGNSFNLWVLDDVKEQTWSKTDTFVLSHTLWNIQLKFSGTTDAGELVFAPSSFSDDFHVFYFDIKEKTMRRVKLEGVTNDEEFRCRRKHLCYVSISCDHVENIYLY, encoded by the coding sequence ATGAAGACAAAGGAGATGGAAGACAGCAATAACGAAGGAGTGATCACAACCTTCAGACATAGCTTGGACTCAATCCCTCTTGATCTAATAAGCGATATACTCTTAAAATTTCCTGCAAAATCCCTTGTCGAGTTCACATGTATATCAAATACATGGTACTCCATAATCCGCAGCCAAATGTTCATAAAAACTTTCATGTCAATATCTATCTCTCGACCTCGTATCCTTCTCACCTTCAAACGTAACCACAACGGCGAAAATGAACTGCTCTTCTTTTCGTCGCCTGATACTTCTCAAGTATCAAATGATTCATCATCAGTAGTGTCCAGACACGAGATGACGATGTCAAGAACCTCTCTTGGTGATTACATAATCCATAGTCCTTCTGTTCGTGGCTTTTTATGTTGTTCTCATCAACATCAATACATGGTATGTAATCCAACTACAAGACAAGTCATAAACTTACCCGAGGATCATCGTTTTGACCACGGTACAATGAAATGTTACATGCATTTGGGATACGATCCAAGCAGTGATAAGTACAAAGTGTTGCGAATGGTCACCCAACCGGGGAGCAACTTAGTTTCTGAGCATAGTGTGTATACATTGGAACGTCAACAATGTTCTTATTCTCCGTGGAGGTGCGTTGAAGGTGATATATCTAACTATATTCCTAGTTCTAATGGCGTGTGCATTAACGGAGTTGTGTATTATGAAGCTAGGATAAAGCCATGGATTAGCTCTGTAGTACTGGTTACTTTTGATTTTGGTTCTGAGCGTTTTTGTCAGATTAAAACACCAGGAGAAAAGTTTACTTGTCTAGCAAACTACAAAGGGAAACTAGCAGGCCTTAGTCTCCTAGGTAATAGTTTTAATTTGTGGGTTCTCGACGATGTGAAGGAGCAAACCTGGTCGAAAACAGATACATTTGTTTTGTCCCATACTTTGTGGAATATACAGCTAAAATTTTCAGGAACCACTGATGCTGGGGAACTGGTTTTTGCACCAAGTTCATTTTCTGATGACTTCCATGTTTTCTATTTCGATATAAAGGAAAAGACAATGAGAAGAGTTAAGCTTGAAGGAGTCACAAACGATGAGGAGTTTAGATGTCGTAGAAAACATCTTTGTTATGTATCAATCTCATGTGACCATGTGGAAAATATTTACCTGTATTAA
- the LOC103828263 gene encoding cell division cycle protein 27 homolog B, with product MEAMLVDCVRNSLSHFVYKNAIFMCERLCAEFPSEVNLQLLATSYLQNNQAYSAYHLLKGTHMAQSRYLFALSCYQMDLLNEAESALSPLNEPGAEIPNGAAGHYLLGLIYKYTDRRKNAAQQFKQSLTLDPLLWAAYEELCILGAAEEPSAVFGEAAALSIQKQYMQQLPSSLGLNTYNDERNTTSAKNTSSEDYSPRQPKHTQGHGLKDISGNFHSHGLNGGVSNMSFYNTPSPVAAQLSGMAPPPLFRNFQPAVPNQNSLTTDNSPKSTVNSTIQAPAPRRKFVDEGKLRKISGRLFSDSGPRRSSRLSADSGANTNASVATVSGNGNNTSKYLGGSKLGSLGLRSVTLRKGNSWANENMDEGVRGESFDDSRPNTASTTASMASSDAKSCDQEDEIMSQRITIGISEILSLLRTLGEGCRLSYMYKCQEALDTYMKLPHKHYNTGWVLSQVGKAHFELIDYLEAEKAFRLARQASPYSLEGMDIYSTVLYHLKEDMKLSYLAQELISTDRLAPQSWCAMGNCYSLQKDHETALKNFLRAVQLNPRFAYAHTLCGHEYATLEDFENGMKSYQNALRVDTRHYNAWYGLGMIYLRQEKLEFSEHHFRMAFLINPSSSVIMSYLGTALHALKRSEEALEIMEQAILADRKNPLPMYQKANILVCLERLDEALEVLEELKEYAPSESSVYALMGRIYKRRNMHDKAMLHFGLALDMKPPATDVAAIKAAMEKLHVPDEIDESP from the exons ATGGAAGCTATGCTAGTGGACTGTGTACGCAACAGCCTCAGTCATTTTGTGTACAAGAATGCCATTTTCATGTGCGAGCGTCTCTGCGCTGAGTTTCCCTCTGAG GTTAATCTGCAGTTATTAGCCACCAGCTACCTTCAGAATAATCAAGCTTACAGTGCCTATCATCTGCTCAAGG GAACACATATGGCTCAGTCTCGGTACTTGTTCGCCTTATCTTGCTACCAGATGGACCTTCTCAATGAAGCTGAATCTGCACTCTCCCCTCTTAATGAACCTGGTGCCGAG ATCCCAAATGGTGCAGCGGGTCATTACCTTCTTGGGCTTATTTACAA GTATACTGATAGAAGGAAGAACGCCGCTCAACAATTTAAGCAGTCTTTGACACTGGATCCTCTACTTTGGGCTGCGTATGAGGAATTATGCATACTAG GTGCTGCTGAGGAACCATCTGCGGTTTTTGGTGAAGCAGCTGCTCTCTCCATCCAAAAGCAGTACATGCAACAACTGCCATCTTCGCTCGGCTTAAACACGTACAATGATGAACGTAATACGACTTCGGCTAAAAACACGAGCTCTGAAGATTACAGTCCAAGGCAGCCCAAGCACACGCAAGGCCATGGCCTTAAAGATATCTCTGGAAATTTCCATTCTCATGGTCTTAACGGAGGTGTTTCGAACATGTCATTCTATAATACCCCCTCGCCAGTGGCTGCACAG CTATCCGGTATGGCTCCACCACCACTTTTCCGGAATTTTCAGCCGGCTGTCCCAAACCAAAACTCCCTTACTACTGACAATTCCCCAAAGTCCACAGTCAACTCTACCATTCAAGCACCTGCACCCAGAAGAAAATTTGTAGATGAAGGAAAGCTACGTAAG ATTTCTGGCAGGCTGTTTTCTGATTCTGGTCCACGACGGAGTTCGAGACTATCTGCTGATTCAGGTGCAAACACTAATGCAAGTGTTGCAACAGTAAGCGGAAATGGGAACAACACTTCCAAGTATTTGGGAGGTTCTAAATTGGGTTCTTTGGGACTTCGTTCTGTAACACTTCGGAAGGGAAATTCTTGGGCAAATGAAAACATGGATGAAG GGGTTCGTGGGGAATCTTTTGATGATTCGAGGCCTAATACTGCCTCAACGACTGCTTCTATGGCTTCCAGTGATGCTAAATCCTGTGATCAAGAAGACGAAATAATGTCGCAGAGAATCACAATTGGTATTTCAGAAATATTAAGCCTCCTAAGGACACTCGGGGAAGGGTGTAGACTTTCGTACATGTACAAGTGTCAG GAGGCACTGGATACGTATATGAAACTTCCACATAAGCATTATAATACAGGATGGGTTCTTTCCCAG GTCGGGAAAGCACACTTTGAATTAATAGACTATTTAGAAGCTGAAAAAGCATTCCGTCTTGCCCGCCAGGCTTCTCCTTATAGCTTAGAAGGAATGGATATTTACTCCACGGTCCTCTAC CATTTAAAAGAAGATATGAAGCTGAGTTACTTGGCTCAGGAACTAATATCAACAGATCGCTTAGCTCCTCAATCTTG GTGTGCAATGGGAAACTGTTATAGCTTGCAAAAAGACCATGAGACTGCACTGAAGAATTTCCTACGAGCTGTTCAATTAAATCCAAGATTTGCATACGCACATACTTTATGTGGCCACGA ATACGCAACTCTGGAAGATTTTGAGAACGGAATGAAAAGTTACCAAAACGCACTTCGTGTAGACACAAGACACTATAACGCATGGTATGGGCTTGGAATGATCTATCTACGTCAAGAGAAGTTAGAGTTCTCAGAGCATCACTTCAGAATGGCGTTCCTAATAAATCCGAGTTCCTCTGTTATAATGTCTTATTTGGGGACAGCTCTGCATGCCTTAAAG AGAAGCGAGGAAGCGTTAGAGATAATGGAGCAAGCTATATTAGCAGACAGGAAGAATCCTCTTCCAATGTACCAGAAAGCTAACATACTTGTCTGCTTAGAAAGATTAGATGAAGCTCTAGAAGTTCTGGAGGAGCTTAAAGAGTATGCGCCTTCAGAGAGCAGCGTCTACGCTTTAATGGGCAGGATCTATAAGCGGCGAAACATGCACGATAAAGCCATGCTTCATTTCGGTCTAGCTTTGGATATGAAACCGCCTGCAACTGACGTTGCTGCAATAAAG GCTGCCATGGAGAAACTGCATGTTCCAGATGAGATCGACGAGAGCCCATAG